From a region of the Tachysurus fulvidraco isolate hzauxx_2018 chromosome 5, HZAU_PFXX_2.0, whole genome shotgun sequence genome:
- the LOC125141155 gene encoding polymeric immunoglobulin receptor-like isoform X1 has protein sequence MKILLIFTFCLISDGGASNEVTGYSGGGILIKCKYDTAYKDNQKYFCKVSWPVCSVQIKTGDKNQWVNSERFSLFDDTKSSEFWVMIRKLTVQDTGTYQCGVDITSVIDIYTPVKLKVEQGSLVSVTAYARGGININCRYEDEYKNLSKSFCKIRTHQWCFNKKQTKPNSDWSHNGRFSIHDNRSAGFFSVFITELNIEDTGTYACGVVVSDKLAIYTVVTLNVTEDLSHEKFINKTVNVGEDLTVTCNYPEFLSSDPKFFCKTGWQDACSYNTSVKENRQSVNNGKMSLYDDRAKQNFTVSIRDVTEQDAGEYWCGAEKAWTSDNGFKVYFTQINLTVTLINLINQHDFPSSTMISVSVCLLVLLLFGVSVSFFFFLVQDSRKITYRQKFCSLLRKHQEYEEAKNTGRLSASDAAIFTVYASAQLPTIPSKPSQTVNSNTKFPTSPCDSKVYSIAQLPTIPPDQDVYSTAQLPTDLSDTPGSAAQESSEKSAEDLNYTAVSFHTNTTNSNNTIPEIIFNKEEHLCDYDTLSHIHFD, from the exons atgaagatcctcctcatcttcaccttCTGTCTGATCTCAG ATGGAGGAGCCTCAAATGAAGTAACAGGATATTCAGGAGGAGGAATCCTTATCAAGTGCAAGTATgatacagcatacaaagataaccaaaaatatttctgtaaggtTTCATGGCCAGTCTGTTCTGTACAAATAAAGACAGGAGATAAAAACCAGTGGGTAAATTCAGAAAGATTCTCACTGTTTGATGACACCAAATCATCAGAGTTCTGGGTGATGATCAGAAAGCTCACTGTACAGGACACTGGGACGTACCAGTGTGGAGTTGATATAACTTCAGTGATAGACATTTACACACCGGTGAAACTGAAGGTAGAGCAAG GATCATTAGTCTCAGTGACTGCATATGCACGTGGAGGAATCAATATTAATTGCAGATATGAGGATGAATATAAAAACCTATCAAAATCATTCTGTAAGATCAgaacacatcagtggtgttttaataaaaaacaaacaaaaccaaacagtGATTGGTCACATAATGGCAGATTCTCAATTCATGACAACAGAAGTGCAGGattcttcagtgtgtttatcacAGAGCTTAATATAGAGGACACTGGAACATACGCAtgtggtgttgttgtgtctGATAAACTGGCGATCTACACTGTAGTGACACTGAATGTAACAGAAG ATCTGTCCCATGAGAAGTTCATCAATAAGACTGTTAATGTAGGAGAAGATTTGACTGTCACCTGTAATTACCCAGAATTCCTCAGTAGTGACCCCAAATTTTTCTGCAAGACGGGGTGGCAAGATGCTTGTTCTTATAATACATCTGTTAAAGAAAATAGACAGTCTGTAAATAATGGGAAGATGTCCCTGTATGATGACAGAGCAAAACAGAACTTCACTGTGAGTATTAGAGATGTAACTGAGCAGGACGCTGGTGAATACTGGTGCGGAGCTGAAAAAGCCTGGACAAGTGATAATGGATTcaaggtttatttcacacagatcAACCTGACCGTTACACTGATTAACCTGATAAATCAACATG ATTTTCCTTCTTCCACTAtgatctctgtgtctgtatgccTGCTAGTGCTGCTTCTGTTTGGAGTctcagtttccttttttttttttttggtacaagATTCAAG GAAAATCACCTATAGACAAAAGTTCTGTTCACTGCTCAGGAAACACCAAGAG TATGAGGAAGCTAAAAATACTGGAAGACTTTCTGCATCAGATGCTGCGATTTTCACAGTCTATGCTTCTGCTCAATTACCCACGATCCCTTCTAAGCCTTCCCAAACCGTCAATTCCAACACAAAGTTCCCCACAAGCCCCTGTGATTCCAAAGTTTACTCTATTGCTCAACTACCCACAATCCCTCCTGATCAGGATGTCTACTCCACAGCTCAGTTGCCCACAGATCTCTCTGATACCCCAGGCAGTGCTGCTCAGGAGTCATCTGAGAAATCTGCTGAAGATCTGAATTACACAGCAGTGAGTttccacactaacaccaccaacTCCAATAATACAATTCCAGAGATTATCTTTAATAAGGAAGAGCACTTGTGTGACTATGACACACTCAGTCATATACATTTTGACTAG
- the LOC125141155 gene encoding CMRF35-like molecule 8 isoform X3: MKILLIFTFCLISDGGASNEVTGYSGGGILIKCKYDTAYKDNQKYFCKVSWPVCSVQIKTGDKNQWVNSERFSLFDDTKSSEFWVMIRKLTVQDTGTYQCGVDITSVIDIYTPVKLKVEQDLSHEKFINKTVNVGEDLTVTCNYPEFLSSDPKFFCKTGWQDACSYNTSVKENRQSVNNGKMSLYDDRAKQNFTVSIRDVTEQDAGEYWCGAEKAWTSDNGFKVYFTQINLTVTLINLINQHDFPSSTMISVSVCLLVLLLFGVSVSFFFFLVQDSRKITYRQKFCSLLRKHQEYEEAKNTGRLSASDAAIFTVYASAQLPTIPSKPSQTVNSNTKFPTSPCDSKVYSIAQLPTIPPDQDVYSTAQLPTDLSDTPGSAAQESSEKSAEDLNYTAVSFHTNTTNSNNTIPEIIFNKEEHLCDYDTLSHIHFD, translated from the exons atgaagatcctcctcatcttcaccttCTGTCTGATCTCAG ATGGAGGAGCCTCAAATGAAGTAACAGGATATTCAGGAGGAGGAATCCTTATCAAGTGCAAGTATgatacagcatacaaagataaccaaaaatatttctgtaaggtTTCATGGCCAGTCTGTTCTGTACAAATAAAGACAGGAGATAAAAACCAGTGGGTAAATTCAGAAAGATTCTCACTGTTTGATGACACCAAATCATCAGAGTTCTGGGTGATGATCAGAAAGCTCACTGTACAGGACACTGGGACGTACCAGTGTGGAGTTGATATAACTTCAGTGATAGACATTTACACACCGGTGAAACTGAAGGTAGAGCAAG ATCTGTCCCATGAGAAGTTCATCAATAAGACTGTTAATGTAGGAGAAGATTTGACTGTCACCTGTAATTACCCAGAATTCCTCAGTAGTGACCCCAAATTTTTCTGCAAGACGGGGTGGCAAGATGCTTGTTCTTATAATACATCTGTTAAAGAAAATAGACAGTCTGTAAATAATGGGAAGATGTCCCTGTATGATGACAGAGCAAAACAGAACTTCACTGTGAGTATTAGAGATGTAACTGAGCAGGACGCTGGTGAATACTGGTGCGGAGCTGAAAAAGCCTGGACAAGTGATAATGGATTcaaggtttatttcacacagatcAACCTGACCGTTACACTGATTAACCTGATAAATCAACATG ATTTTCCTTCTTCCACTAtgatctctgtgtctgtatgccTGCTAGTGCTGCTTCTGTTTGGAGTctcagtttccttttttttttttttggtacaagATTCAAG GAAAATCACCTATAGACAAAAGTTCTGTTCACTGCTCAGGAAACACCAAGAG TATGAGGAAGCTAAAAATACTGGAAGACTTTCTGCATCAGATGCTGCGATTTTCACAGTCTATGCTTCTGCTCAATTACCCACGATCCCTTCTAAGCCTTCCCAAACCGTCAATTCCAACACAAAGTTCCCCACAAGCCCCTGTGATTCCAAAGTTTACTCTATTGCTCAACTACCCACAATCCCTCCTGATCAGGATGTCTACTCCACAGCTCAGTTGCCCACAGATCTCTCTGATACCCCAGGCAGTGCTGCTCAGGAGTCATCTGAGAAATCTGCTGAAGATCTGAATTACACAGCAGTGAGTttccacactaacaccaccaacTCCAATAATACAATTCCAGAGATTATCTTTAATAAGGAAGAGCACTTGTGTGACTATGACACACTCAGTCATATACATTTTGACTAG
- the LOC125141163 gene encoding uncharacterized protein LOC125141163, with protein MKILLIFVLCLISGGGSVTDERMSSGEGVFITSGGSVTDERMSSGEGVLTTSGGSVTDERMSSGEGVLTTRFPAFTVITVSVILLLLLIGIIILILTLRKRRIIKASLGMCCVPGSGNIQEVPVVFNEIKDTRQLSETSTVYSNAQLPTIPSDQDTFSTVQLPTHLSTEAEGLTYATISLHSDATSTDDAVPQFKEDVSSENSSVHHISSSV; from the exons atgaagatcctcctcatcttcgTGCTCTGTCTGATCTCAG GTGGAGGATCAGTAACAGATGAAAGGATGTCTTCAGGAGAAGGTGTCTTTATCACCA GTGGAGGATCAGTAACAGATGAAAGGATGTCTTCAGGAGAAGGAGTCCTTACCACCA GTGGAGGATCAGTAACAGATGAAAGGATGTCTTCAGGAGAAGGAGTCCTTACCACCA GATTTCCAGCTTtcactgtgatcactgtgtctgtaattctgctgctgcttctgattGGAATTATAATCCTCATTCTGACTCTACGAAAGAGACGCATAATTAAAG CTTCTCTTGGCATGTGTTGTGTACCAGGCTCAGGAAACATCCAAGAG GTTCCTGTTGTTTTTAATGAGATTAAAGACACCAGACAACTTTCTGAAACTTCTACTGTTTATTCCAATGCTCAACTGCCCACAATCCCCTCGGATCAGGACACCTTCTCTACAGTTCAGTTACCCACACATCTCTCGACTGAGGCTGAAGGTCTGACTTATGCAACAATTAGTCTTCACTCTGATGCCACCAGCACTGATGATGCAGTTCCACAGTTTAAGGAAGACGTCTCTAGTGAAAATAGTTCAGTCCATCACATTAgttcatctgtttag
- the LOC125141155 gene encoding polymeric immunoglobulin receptor-like isoform X2, protein MKILLIFTFCLISDGGASNEVTGYSGGGILIKCKYDTAYKDNQKYFCKVSWPVCSVQIKTGDKNQWVNSERFSLFDDTKSSEFWVMIRKLTVQDTGTYQCGVDITSVIDIYTPVKLKVEQGSLVSVTAYARGGININCRYEDEYKNLSKSFCKIRTHQWCFNKKQTKPNSDWSHNGRFSIHDNRSAGFFSVFITELNIEDTGTYACGVVVSDKLAIYTVVTLNVTEDLSHEKFINKTVNVGEDLTVTCNYPEFLSSDPKFFCKTGWQDACSYNTSVKENRQSVNNGKMSLYDDRAKQNFTINLTVTLINLINQHDFPSSTMISVSVCLLVLLLFGVSVSFFFFLVQDSRKITYRQKFCSLLRKHQEYEEAKNTGRLSASDAAIFTVYASAQLPTIPSKPSQTVNSNTKFPTSPCDSKVYSIAQLPTIPPDQDVYSTAQLPTDLSDTPGSAAQESSEKSAEDLNYTAVSFHTNTTNSNNTIPEIIFNKEEHLCDYDTLSHIHFD, encoded by the exons atgaagatcctcctcatcttcaccttCTGTCTGATCTCAG ATGGAGGAGCCTCAAATGAAGTAACAGGATATTCAGGAGGAGGAATCCTTATCAAGTGCAAGTATgatacagcatacaaagataaccaaaaatatttctgtaaggtTTCATGGCCAGTCTGTTCTGTACAAATAAAGACAGGAGATAAAAACCAGTGGGTAAATTCAGAAAGATTCTCACTGTTTGATGACACCAAATCATCAGAGTTCTGGGTGATGATCAGAAAGCTCACTGTACAGGACACTGGGACGTACCAGTGTGGAGTTGATATAACTTCAGTGATAGACATTTACACACCGGTGAAACTGAAGGTAGAGCAAG GATCATTAGTCTCAGTGACTGCATATGCACGTGGAGGAATCAATATTAATTGCAGATATGAGGATGAATATAAAAACCTATCAAAATCATTCTGTAAGATCAgaacacatcagtggtgttttaataaaaaacaaacaaaaccaaacagtGATTGGTCACATAATGGCAGATTCTCAATTCATGACAACAGAAGTGCAGGattcttcagtgtgtttatcacAGAGCTTAATATAGAGGACACTGGAACATACGCAtgtggtgttgttgtgtctGATAAACTGGCGATCTACACTGTAGTGACACTGAATGTAACAGAAG ATCTGTCCCATGAGAAGTTCATCAATAAGACTGTTAATGTAGGAGAAGATTTGACTGTCACCTGTAATTACCCAGAATTCCTCAGTAGTGACCCCAAATTTTTCTGCAAGACGGGGTGGCAAGATGCTTGTTCTTATAATACATCTGTTAAAGAAAATAGACAGTCTGTAAATAATGGGAAGATGTCCCTGTATGATGACAGAGCAAAACAGAACTTCACT atcAACCTGACCGTTACACTGATTAACCTGATAAATCAACATG ATTTTCCTTCTTCCACTAtgatctctgtgtctgtatgccTGCTAGTGCTGCTTCTGTTTGGAGTctcagtttccttttttttttttttggtacaagATTCAAG GAAAATCACCTATAGACAAAAGTTCTGTTCACTGCTCAGGAAACACCAAGAG TATGAGGAAGCTAAAAATACTGGAAGACTTTCTGCATCAGATGCTGCGATTTTCACAGTCTATGCTTCTGCTCAATTACCCACGATCCCTTCTAAGCCTTCCCAAACCGTCAATTCCAACACAAAGTTCCCCACAAGCCCCTGTGATTCCAAAGTTTACTCTATTGCTCAACTACCCACAATCCCTCCTGATCAGGATGTCTACTCCACAGCTCAGTTGCCCACAGATCTCTCTGATACCCCAGGCAGTGCTGCTCAGGAGTCATCTGAGAAATCTGCTGAAGATCTGAATTACACAGCAGTGAGTttccacactaacaccaccaacTCCAATAATACAATTCCAGAGATTATCTTTAATAAGGAAGAGCACTTGTGTGACTATGACACACTCAGTCATATACATTTTGACTAG